TTTCCCTATTTTCAAAAAAGAAACTGAAAAAAGCATGATATATATAAAAGATGTCGTACAATCTATTAAAGTATGCATAAATAACAATAAAGTTTATAATGACACTTTGGTATTAAGTTCCCCGCCGATAACAATTTATGACATGGTTAATGTGATAAGAGATACAGTAAAAACATTTGTTTTTAAAGTATATATTCCTTTATCTTTCCTCAAGAGATTCAGAGTTATTGACAAACTAATGATGGCTAATGTATATTGTAGTAATGACACGATTGGCAAATTAAATCTAAAAATAAGAGATTTTAAAGCAGGATTAACAGATATGTTTAGTTTTAAAATATAGGTTAGATATATGAATCTTAATCCGTTGTTGTCAATATCTATCGTCAGTTATAATACAAAAGATTTGTTATATAATTGCCTTAAATCTATTTATACACAGATTAGAGATATTAATTTTGAAGTAATTGTTGTTGATAATAATTCAAGTGATGGAAGTCAGGAGATGGTTAAAAAAGAATTTTCGCAAGTTAGATTAATTCTAAATACGGTAAACAATGGTTTTGGTAAAGCTAATAATCAGGCTATACGGGAAAGTAAAGGGAAATATATATTATTGTTAAATAGCGATACGGTAATAATAAATGATATAGTTAAGAAAATGATTGATTTCATGGAATCCAATTTGCAGACCGGTGTTGCCGGGTGTAAATTATTGAGGCCGGATATGACCATCCAGCCGATGACTAATTTTGCATTTAATATCTGGACAGAATTCGCGAGGTTTTTTAATTTAAAAAAAATAATATATTTCATACCGGGTTTGGCAAAATTTACAGCGAAATACTTTGCTAAATTTATGGGCAAAAATTATAAGTCTTATTTTAATTCATATTTAGTACAAAATAAAGTTCAAAAAGTGGATTATGTGTCCGGTGCTTGTTTAATGGCGAGAAAAAATGTTGTTATGGATATCGGGTTGTTTGATGAAAAATTCTTTTTATATTACGAGGATGTCGATTTATGTTTGCGGATAAAACAGAAAGGCTGGATAATAAATCTTCTTCCTGAGACTGGAATAGTTCATCATATCGGACAAAGTTCTAAAAAGGAATTATGGAAAATTTCCGGCTCTATGAATGCAAGTATGTATTATTATTATAAAAAGCATAACAGTTTTATAGAAGTATTATTGATAAAAATAATAGCGATTTCGGCATTAAGTCTTAGAAATATATACTTGCTGATATTTTATCCCATATCCAAAGACAAAAGAAAAACAATACAAGAAGAGTTAAAGTCAAATATGTCTTTTATAAAGTTAAGTATTTATGAAGCATAAAATATACGATGAAACATATTTTTAGTTATATTATTATAGGAATAGTTTCTGGCAGCGCCGGGGCAAAAATAATTTCTATAATAGCGTCTAAAATAGGTTTAATAGATTATCCCGGTCCTCGAAGTTCGCATTCTTATCCAATACCAAAAGCTGGCGGAATAGGTATTGTCTTGTCAGTTATTTTTGTATGTTTTTTGAAGAAAATGCCGCCTGTTTTTTGCCTTTTAATCATATTAATTGCTTTGCTGGGTTTTGCATCCGATAGATATAAAATTCTACCGAATTACCGTTTTTTGGGTCAATTGGCTGTCGCCGCTCTTTTTATTTATTATAATAATATTTTAAGCGAACATGGTTTATGGATATCTGTTTTTTTTATTTTGTTTATCGTTGCCACAACAAATTTTTTTAATTTTATGGATGGAATAAACGGTCTTGCGTCGTTTATAGGATTTATTGCATTTGGCCTGTTTGCTTTATTTTCGTCCAGTATGGTTGAAAATCACCAGGTTTTTATAATAAGTTTACTTTTAATGGCGTCTTGTGCAGGATTTTTACCGTTTAATTTTCCTGTTGCAAAGGTATTTATGGGTGATGTAGGAAGCATTTTTTTGGGGTTTATTTTCGCTGTTTTCGTAGTAAAATTATCTTTTTCTATTAATGTATTTTTATGTCTTATTATGTTTTTATGTGTATTTTATTCAGATGCAATTTTGACAATTTATTTCAGGTGGAGGAAGGGCGAAAATTTGTTCAAAGCGCACCGCCAGCATCTATATCAATATATGTGCAATGAGTTGGGTTTGCCACATTGGAAAGTAACATTGTTATATTCTGTTGTACAAATATTTTTTGGAATTTTAGCTATATTTATGTATAATAAAGGTATCAGGTGGCAATTGGTTCTGCTTTTTGTGTTTATTGTTTTTTTTGGTTTTTCTTATAAATATGTTAAAAATATTAATCCGGAATAATATATTATGATTAAAAATTCTATTCTAAGGTATAGAAGATTCATAGTAGTAACAATACATTTTTTTCTTATAGTTTTATCGTATATTATATCGTTTTATATAAGATTTGAGTTTTCTATTAATTTTGTCCACAAATCTGCAATTTTAAAAACACTACCGCTATTGATCCTTGTAAAACTTCTTTTGTTTTATTTTTTTGGTCTGTTTTCCGGATTGTGGAGATATGTCGGTATCAGGGATATATGGAAGATACTATTGGCAAACATAACGTCTTCGTTTTTGTTTTTCCTTGCAGTAATTTTTTATCATGGCCTTATCGGCTATCCCCGCTCGGTAGTTATTATTGATTTTTTCCTTTGTATGGCGCTTACTTCAGGTGTTAGATTTTTTACGCGTTTGATTAGGGAAACTTCAAAGATTGACCTTTCTCAAAAGAAAAGAAAAGCTATAATTATAGGAGCCGGTGACGCGGGAGTTCTAACGCTTAAAGAATGTCAAGGTAACCCTACCATGGATTTAGAAGTAGTTGGTTTTATAGATGACGATACTTCAAAAAAAGGAAATAGTATTTATGGCATAAAAGTTTTTGGAGGGAGAAAACGCATACCCTATGTTGTTTCCGATTTAAACGTAGAAGAGATAATACTTGCAATTCCGTCTGTAAAGGGAGATACAATACGGGATATCCTTTCTTATTGCGAACAAACAAATGCAAAAATAAAAATAATCCCGGGTTTAGATAAAATATTGTCAGGTCACATGGAGGTAAGGCCCAGGGCAGTGAAACCTGATGACCTTCTGGGCAGGGAAACCGTAAGAATTGACGAAAATGAAATAAATTCATATATTAGAAATAAAAGGATTTTGGTAACCGGTGCGGGCGGGTCTATTGGAAGCGAACTGTGCAGGCAAATTGCCCGTTTTTCACCTAAACATGTTACTTTTCTTGACAACCACGAAAACTATGTTTATTTTCTTGGAGTTGAGTTTAGCTCTAAATTCAAGGATATAAAATATAATACAGTTATTGG
This genomic interval from Elusimicrobiota bacterium contains the following:
- a CDS encoding glycosyltransferase family 2 protein, whose protein sequence is MNLNPLLSISIVSYNTKDLLYNCLKSIYTQIRDINFEVIVVDNNSSDGSQEMVKKEFSQVRLILNTVNNGFGKANNQAIRESKGKYILLLNSDTVIINDIVKKMIDFMESNLQTGVAGCKLLRPDMTIQPMTNFAFNIWTEFARFFNLKKIIYFIPGLAKFTAKYFAKFMGKNYKSYFNSYLVQNKVQKVDYVSGACLMARKNVVMDIGLFDEKFFLYYEDVDLCLRIKQKGWIINLLPETGIVHHIGQSSKKELWKISGSMNASMYYYYKKHNSFIEVLLIKIIAISALSLRNIYLLIFYPISKDKRKTIQEELKSNMSFIKLSIYEA
- a CDS encoding nucleoside-diphosphate sugar epimerase/dehydratase; translated protein: MIKNSILRYRRFIVVTIHFFLIVLSYIISFYIRFEFSINFVHKSAILKTLPLLILVKLLLFYFFGLFSGLWRYVGIRDIWKILLANITSSFLFFLAVIFYHGLIGYPRSVVIIDFFLCMALTSGVRFFTRLIRETSKIDLSQKKRKAIIIGAGDAGVLTLKECQGNPTMDLEVVGFIDDDTSKKGNSIYGIKVFGGRKRIPYVVSDLNVEEIILAIPSVKGDTIRDILSYCEQTNAKIKIIPGLDKILSGHMEVRPRAVKPDDLLGRETVRIDENEINSYIRNKRILVTGAGGSIGSELCRQIARFSPKHVTFLDNHENYVYFLGVEFSSKFKDIKYNTVIGDIKDINTLRHVFTRYKPQVVFHAAAHKHVPLMEENPASAVKINVIGTRNLIYASNHYGVEKFVLISTDKAVNPTSIMGATKRIAEKILQAKSKVSKTKFMAVRFGNVLGSSGSVIPLFKKQIEEGGPVTVTHPDVKRYFMSIPEASILVLQAGAIGIGGEIFILDMGEQIKIVDIARNIIALSGLKLGKEIEIKYIGLRPGEKLYEEILLNKEEDKVTKHDKIYVASPGDYNPSKIRQQIRQLEQFANNNDNEKILQKIKEMVPTYTPQMKS